In Streptomyces seoulensis, the following are encoded in one genomic region:
- a CDS encoding MFS transporter has translation MAAKPGAANHRARVPGGRDGRRMLAVTLLDRIGSGLWASVSVLYFTYVSHLSAAQVGTLAAVAGALGIAGAPLGGRLADRFRLTHVLIALQLLRAVASFALLTTDHYGLLVAYSALGALGDRAASILTKLYATRVAGPDRVRYQAVNRTAANAGWALGGLAAAAALTLGTTTAYRWLLTGDALSFVLVALLTLTCAEPPSASRVAATAEGAPATRPRTPWRDRTYLAYVGTETVLFLDDTYFKIGLPLWIAHTPGIPHGLAPLLAVLNSVLVVAFQVPLARFGTTTEACRRLLVPLSALFALGGLTMTLSATGDPVRATCLLTASATLFTLAEMLHATVSWELSVALAPDDAQGAYLGVHGLAQAAQRSLGPLAVTAALTLGPLGWTVFGTAIALTCGIQHRLIRDRLRPTPLSVPPVTVSEH, from the coding sequence GTGGCCGCGAAGCCCGGCGCAGCCAACCACCGAGCACGCGTCCCGGGAGGCCGCGACGGACGCCGGATGCTCGCCGTCACCCTCCTCGACCGCATCGGCAGCGGCCTGTGGGCCTCCGTCTCGGTCCTGTACTTCACCTACGTCTCCCACCTCTCCGCCGCCCAGGTCGGCACCCTCGCCGCCGTCGCCGGCGCCCTCGGCATCGCGGGCGCCCCCCTCGGCGGCCGCCTCGCCGACCGCTTCCGGCTCACCCACGTCCTGATCGCACTCCAACTCCTGCGCGCCGTCGCCTCCTTCGCCCTCCTCACCACCGACCACTACGGCCTGCTCGTCGCCTACTCCGCGCTCGGCGCCCTCGGCGACCGCGCCGCCAGCATCCTCACCAAGCTCTACGCCACCCGCGTCGCCGGACCCGACCGCGTCCGCTACCAGGCCGTCAACCGCACCGCCGCCAACGCCGGCTGGGCCCTCGGCGGCCTCGCCGCGGCCGCCGCCCTCACCCTCGGCACCACCACCGCCTACCGCTGGCTCCTCACCGGCGACGCGCTCTCCTTCGTCCTCGTCGCCCTCCTCACCCTCACCTGCGCCGAACCCCCCTCCGCGAGCCGCGTCGCCGCCACCGCCGAGGGCGCCCCGGCCACCCGCCCCCGCACCCCCTGGCGCGACCGCACCTACCTCGCCTACGTCGGCACCGAGACCGTGCTCTTCCTCGACGACACCTACTTCAAGATCGGCCTGCCGCTCTGGATCGCCCACACCCCGGGCATCCCGCACGGCCTCGCACCCCTGCTGGCCGTGCTCAACAGCGTGCTGGTCGTCGCCTTCCAGGTGCCGCTCGCCCGCTTCGGCACCACCACCGAGGCGTGCCGCCGGCTCCTCGTCCCGCTCTCCGCCCTCTTCGCCCTGGGCGGCCTCACCATGACCCTCTCCGCCACCGGAGACCCGGTCCGCGCGACCTGCCTGCTCACCGCCTCCGCGACCCTCTTCACCCTCGCCGAGATGCTGCACGCCACCGTCTCCTGGGAACTCTCCGTCGCCCTCGCCCCCGACGACGCCCAGGGCGCCTACCTCGGCGTCCACGGCCTCGCCCAGGCCGCACAGCGCTCGCTCGGCCCCCTCGCCGTCACCGCCGCCCTCACCCTCGGCCCCCTCGGCTGGACCGTCTTCGGCACCGCCATCGCCCTGACCTGCGGAATCCAGCACCGCCTGATCCGCGACCGGCTCCGCCCGACCCCGTTGTCAGTGCCCCCGGTTACGGTGAGTGAGCACTGA